One genomic region from Henningerozyma blattae CBS 6284 chromosome 2, complete genome encodes:
- the TBLA0B01350 gene encoding uncharacterized protein (similar to Saccharomyces cerevisiae LEU4 (YNL104C) and LEU9 (YOR108W); ancestral locus Anc_2.172) has product MIKQTSISLAQQASKSMTKSIPPVTLTYKNMLKDPSVKYKPFKGPVLTNRKWPNNTIKKAPRWLSTDLRDGNQSLPDPMNVEQKKEYFHKLVDLGFKEIEVAFPSASQTDFDFTRYAVENAPDDVSIQALTQSREHLIRRTIDSLRGAKRATVHTYLATSDMFREIVFNMSQEEAIEKAVETTKLVRELTKDDPSTAGTYWSYEFSPETFSDTPMDFAVKICEAVKEAWEPTESNPIIFNLPATVEMATPNVYADQIEYFINNITEREKICVSTHNHNDRGCAVAATELALLAGADRVEGCVFGNGERTGNVDLVTLALNLYTQGIPPNLDFSDISSVLDVVERCNKIPVSPRAPYGGDLVVCAFSGSHQDAIKKGFALQEKYNKEHNTDTKNSQWRIPYLPLDPKDIGRDYEAVIRVNSQSGKGGTAWVILRSLGLDLPRPMQIEFSAQVQEAADALKRELQPKGIIELFKKTYNFENPSIKNSINLINYNVEKDPQNPEKRIFIGQVEVNGKTTDFKGVGNGPISSLIDAFSQLLNVKLGVANYTEHSIGSGSRTQAASFIQITYMNDSTNEAATKWGVGIHEDVSEASIKAIFTTVNNLISSGDIVVPEI; this is encoded by the coding sequence ATGATTAAACAAACTTCCATTTCCTTAGCTCAACAAGCTTCTAAATCAATGACAAAATCTATCCCACCGGTGACTTTGACCTATAAGAATATGTTAAAGGACCCTTCGGTCAAATATAAACCCTTTAAAGGCCCAGTCTTGACAAATAGAAAATGGccaaataatacaattaaaAAGGCTCCACGTTGGCTATCTACCGATCTAAGGGATGGGAACCAATCTCTACCTGACCCAATGAATGTAGAACAGAAAAAGGAATATTTCCATAAACTTGTGGATTTAGGGTTTAAAGAAATCGAAGTGGCATTCCCCTCTGCTTCTCAAACAGATTTCGATTTCACCAGATATGCAGTGGAAAATGCTCCAGATGATGTGTCCATTCAAGCTTTGACTCAATCAAGAGAACATTTGATTAGAAGAACTATAGATTCCTTAAGGGGTGCCAAGCGTGCTACCGTACATACATATTTAGCTACAAGTGATATGTTCCGTGAAATTGTCTTTAATATGTCACAGGAAGAAGCTATTGAAAAAGCTGTGGAAACCACCAAATTGGTTCGTGAATTGACTAAGGATGACCCATCCACAGCTGGTACCTATTGGTCTTATGAATTTTCTCCAGAAACTTTTAGTGATACACCAATGGATTTTGCTGTAAAGATATGTGAAGCTGTTAAAGAGGCTTGGGAACCAACTGAATCAAACCCaatcatctttaatttaCCTGCTACTGTAGAAATGGCCACTCCAAACGTTTATGCTGatcaaattgaatattttatcaataatataacTGAAAGAGAAAAGATTTGTGTTTCCACTCATAATCATAACGATCGTGGTTGTGCTGTAGCAGCTACGGAATTAGCTTTATTAGCTGGTGCTGATAGAGTGGAAGGCTGTGTATTTGGTAATGGTGAAAGAACTGGTAATGTTGATCTAGTTACTTTAGCTTTGAATTTATACACTCAAGGTATTCCACCAAACTTGGATTTCTCTGATATTTCTTCTGTTTTGGATGTCGTGGAACGTTGTAATAAAATTCCAGTCTCACCAAGAGCTCCATATGGTGGTGATTTGGTTGTTTGTGCCTTCTCTGGTTCTCATCAAGATGCTATCAAGAAAGGTTTTGCTTtgcaagaaaaatataataaggAACATAATACTGACACTAAGAATTCACAATGGAGAATCCCTTACTTGCCATTGGATCCAAAGGATATTGGTCGTGACTATGAAGCTGTTATTAGAGTCAACTCTCAATCTGGTAAAGGTGGTACCGCTTGGGTCATTCTAAGATCCTTGGGTCTAGATTTACCAAGACCAATGCAAATCGAATTCTCTGCTCAAGTTCAAGAAGCCGCTGATGCATTGAAGAGAGAATTACAACCAAAAGGTAtcattgaattatttaagaaaacttacaattttgaaaatccTTCAATTAAGAACtcaattaatttgattaattaCAATGTTGAAAAAGATCCCCAAAATCCAGAAAAGAGAATATTTATTGGTCAAGTGGAGGTTAATGGTAAGACTACAGATTTCAAGGGTGTTGGTAATGGtccaatttcttctttgatTGATGCCTTCTCTCAATTATTGAACGTTAAATTAGGTGTTGCCAATTATACAGAACACTCAATAGGTTCTGGTTCTAGAACCCAAGCTGCCTcttttattcaaatcaCTTATATGAATGATTCTACTAATGAAGCTGCTACCAAATGGGGTGTTGGTATACATGAAGATGTTTCTGAAGCTTCAATTAAAGCTATTTTCACAACAGTTAACAACTTGATTAGTTCAGGTGACATCGTTGTCCCGGAAATTTAA
- the INP52 gene encoding phosphatidylinositol-3-/phosphoinositide 5-phosphatase INP52 (similar to Saccharomyces cerevisiae INP52 (YNL106C) and INP53 (YOR109W); ancestral locus Anc_2.171) — MFILLSTKPERRIALVSHTYALVFNAITDQANTQPTCAIEFIPKGELENKGFKLLSNSEINGFIGLIQMQGLIFICVITKNSTVAKPRSRETINRIHHVEFFCLNESYWDFTEMDSTGIPLSSSSDQSQYRPILKENPCYEIKKLLGNGMFYYSSNFDLTSTLQNRGIGRNSLSADTLETEYMWNSFLMKEIITFRDRLDEDLKIILDDEGFLTAVICGFAKTVVTHIENIDVAFTLISKQSWKRSGTRNNARGIDDNANVSNFVETEFILYSKYYCFAFTQIRGSVPIFWDQESGVMGSKILVRRSLDATQPIFDRHFSNLTKKYGPVHIVNLLSRNKNEVSLAKRYREHLENGTRFKLNEDLFLTEFDFNKETSQDGYLAIDNVLPLVEKEMDEQGFFWYDIRHQKVICRQQGVFRANCLDCLDRTNIAQQCICYKVFRIFLEEVNWIDADDFSNTHMFVHDMNSLWADNADQLSQITTGTNALKSSFSRKGRMSLSGVLSDYSKSMSRMYSGTFNDKTKQLHFDILLGRLPGQIPVKLYDPAGTFIEKGLKKSESSYISHEDLTIFIGTFNVNGKSSDEDLTPWLFSKGKDVHPDIVVVGFQEVIELKAGSLLTADSSKGSLWQTMIEECLNQYNEKYAFLRAERLSSILVLSFVKATKANHIKEVDGSGKKTGFGGIAGNKGGVAIRFKYGQTSFCFVNVHFAAGAGGIEERRNDYDTINKSISFERYRKISQHDFVFWFGDMNYRVVLSNDEVREELKLKKDNYLEDLLHFDQLTHEVNAGLVLEGFKEQKIGFRPTYKYDNGTEVYDTSEKARTPSWTDRILYKGSLKPIYYSDSPIMTSDHRPVCGLFGVKTTLINQKVKSTLMKNLYNEYKRLHTGDDDNHSKLEIIDNGPESKIFKEKLVSVESDDSESNITSIDESTTVRGHSMSMSNINLKQSSPTDRRSSVSSVPVENLPSNHIHRGSISSVRNNGTRPLPPDLSKIGLDSNNSAPKHSISTPVLQGTNGLINNITNNNLNRNSNVSPRSMESAKLLSYIDEQFNGPAPPTPPRRGLSPTSSKLDKDEMLDQPSAPPTPPRRHHSGPPSITLDDSDILDSDKNQNNEISLRPRSETFSIGVTENKIKHHDNSHHSILNKLSSKLSSTSLNSNHETNHHHHLFHHHGSGKSSPHMDRKNSTSSTNESTDSSKHLIKKSSDISISGSIYNSKMMERKNSNSSTTESIHSSKHLIRKTSNASTSGSIHSSTRYSLKKTSPTTDAQSIDTINSNLNDNKKLVTQVSRKDSNSSTLGSIHSSSKISVETTSDISSTSKSNKRKNKKRPVPELNLLDDTKDKIEDTK; from the coding sequence ATGTTTATTCTCCTGTCAACAAAACCAGAGCGAAGAATAGCACTAGTTTCGCATACTTATGCACTTGTTTTCAATGCAATTACAGACCAAGCAAATACGCAACCTACATGTGCTATCGAGTTTATTCCAAAAggtgaattagaaaataaggGTTTCAAActtctttcaaattcagAAATTAATGGGTTTATTGGTCTCATTCAAATGCAAGgtttaattttcatttgtgTAATTACCAAAAATTCTACTGTTGCTAAACCAAGATCCAGAGAAACTATTAATAGGATACATCatgttgaatttttttgtttaaatgAATCATACTGGGATTTCACAGAAATGGATTCAACTGGTATTCCATTATCATCTAGTTCAGATCAATCTCAATATAGACccatattaaaagaaaatccttgttatgaaattaaaaaattattaggtAATGGGATGTTTTATTATAGCTCAAATTTTGATCTGACTTCAACATTACAAAATCGTGGTATAGGGAGAAATTCTTTAAGTGCAGATACTCTGGAGACTGAATACATGTGGAATTCATTTCTGatgaaagaaataattacaTTTAGAGATAGATTGGATGAAGACTTAAAGATTATTTTAGATGATGAAGGATTCTTAACTGCTGTAATTTGTGGGTTTGCAAAAACAGTGGTTACAcatatagaaaatattgatgtAGCATTTACACTAATATCGAAGCAAAGTTGGAAAAGATCAGGAACAAGAAATAATGCACGAGGGATTGACGATAATGCAAATGTATCCAACTTTGTTGAGactgaatttattttatattcaaaatattattgttttgcGTTTACTCAAATTAGAGGTAGTGTACCCATATTTTGGGATCAAGAAAGTGGTGTGATGGGGAGCAAGATTTTAGTTCGAAGGTCATTAGATGCAACTCAACCTATATTTGATAGgcatttttcaaatttaaccAAAAAATATGGACCCGTTCATATTGTTAATTTATTGTCacgaaataaaaatgaagttTCTTTGGCCAAAAGATATAGAGAACATTTAGAAAACGGTAcaagatttaaattaaatgaagatttatttctaacagaatttgattttaataaagagaCTTCACAAGATGGTTATTTAGCTATTGATAATGTCCTTCCCTTGGTGGAAAAGGAAATGGATGAACAAGGGTTTTTTTGGTATGATATACGCCATCAGAAAGTAATTTGTAGACAACAAGGTGTCTTCCGTGCAAATTGTTTGGATTGTCTTGATAGAACAAATATTGCACAACAATGCATCTGCTACAAAGTGTTTAGAATATTTCTCGAAGAAGTTAATTGGATTGATGCTGACGATTTTTCTAATACCCACATGTTTGTGCACGATATGAATAGCTTATGGGCAGATAATGCAGATCAATTGTCTCAAATAACAACAGGAACTAATGCATTAAAATCCTCATTTTCGAGAAAGGGTAGAATGTCACTGTCTGGTGTTCTATCTGATTATTCAAAGTCAATGAGTAGGATGTATTCTGGTacatttaatgataaaacCAAACAACTtcattttgatattttgcTAGGCCGCTTACCTGGTCAAATACCTGTTAAACTATATGACCCAGCCGGTACTTTTATAGAAAAGGGTTTAAAGAAAAGTGAAAGTAGTTATATATCACATGAAGACCTTACTATATTTATTGGTACATTTAATGTTAATGGTAAGTCTTCTGATGAGGATCTTACTCCTTGGCTATTTTCAAAGGGTAAGGATGTTCATCCAgatattgttgttgtagGTTTTCAAGAAGTGATAGAATTAAAAGCAGGGTCCTTATTAACTGCAGATTCTTCAAAAGGATCACTATGGCAAACTATGATTGAAGAGTGTCTTAATcaatataatgaaaaatatgcCTTTCTACGAGCAGAACGattatcttcaattttagttttatcTTTTGTAAAGGCAACAAAGGCTAATCATATTAAAGAGGTTGATGGTTCTGGTAAGAAAACTGGATTTGGTGGAATCGCGGGGAACAAAGGTGGTGTTGCTATTCGATTTAAATACGGTCAAAcatctttttgttttgttaaCGTTCATTTTGCAGCAGGTGCAGGGGGGATAGAAGAGAGAAGAAATGATTATGACactattaataaaagtatatcttttgaaagatatagaaaaattagtCAACATGATTTTGTATTTTGGTTTGGTGATATGAATTATCGAGTCGTGTTAAGTAATGATGAAGTACGTGAAGAActtaaattgaaaaaggaTAATTATTTAGAAGACTTATTACACTTTGATCAATTGACACATGAGGTGAATGCTGGATTAGTATTAGAAGGATTTAAGGAGCAAAAAATCGGCTTTAGACCTACCTATAAATATGATAACGGTACAGAAGTTTATGATACATCAGAAAAGGCTAGAACACCATCTTGGACCGACAGAATATTGTATAAAGGTAGTTTAAAACCTATTTATTACAGCGATTCACCGATTATGACAAGTGATCATAGACCTGTATGCGGATTATTTGGAGTAAAAACCACTTTAATAAACCAAAAAGTAAAATCTAccttaatgaaaaatttatacaATGAGTATAAGAGACTTCATACTGGAGATGATGATAATCATagtaaattagaaataattgataatggACCTGAAAGTAAGATCTTTAAGGAGAAGTTAGTGAGTGTTGAAAGCGATGATAGTGAAAGTAATATAACATCTATTGATGAATCCACAACAGTAAGAGGTCATAGTATGTCGATGTCGAAcattaatttaaaacaatctTCACCCACTGATCGTAGAAGTTCAGTATCAAGTGTACCTGTTGAAAACTTACCCAGTAACCACATTCATAGAGGTTCAATATCTAGTGTTCGCAATAACGGAACTAGACCTTTACCTCCAGATTTATCTAAAATAGGGTTGGATTCCAATAATTCAGCTCCTAAACACAGTATCAGCACACCTGTATTACAAGGAACTAATGggttaataaataatattactaataataatctcaATAGAAATTCCAATGTGTCTCCTCGAAGTATGGAGAGTGCCAAACTGTTGAGTTATATCGATGAACAATTTAATGGACCTGCACCACCAACACCACCAAGAAGAGGTTTATCGCCTACTTCTAGCAAACttgataaagatgaaatgTTAGATCAACCAAGTGCTCCACCAACACCACCAAGAAGACATCATTCAGGTCCCCCTTCAATCACATTAGATGATTCTGATATTTTAGATTCtgataaaaatcaaaataatgaaatatcaTTGAGACCAAGATCTGAAACTTTTAGTATTGGTGTaactgaaaataaaataaaacatcATGATAATTCTCATCattcaatattaaacaAGTTATCATCAAAACTATCTTCTACCagtttaaattcaaatcatGAAAccaatcatcatcatcatcttttcCATCATCATGGTTCAGGCAAGAGTTCCCCACATATGGATAGAAAGAATAGTACTTCCAGTACTAATGAAAGTACCGATAGTTCAAAACACTTGATCAAGAAAAGTAGTGATATTAGTATTAGTGGAAGCATTTATAATTCCAAAATGATGGAAAGgaaaaatagtaattcTAGTACTACTGAAAGTATCCATAGCTCAAAACATCTAATTAGGAAAACTAGTAATGCTAGTACTAGTGGTAGTATTCATAGTTCAACTAGGtattctttgaaaaaaacttCTCCAACTACAGATGCACAAAGTATCGATActattaattcaaatttaaatgataataagaAACTTGTTACTCAAGTAAGCAGAAAGGATAGTAATTCTAGTACACTTGGAAGTATTCATAGTTCTAGTAAAATTTCTGTGGAAACTACAAGTGATATTAGTTCTACTAGTAAGAGCAATAAGAggaaaaataagaaaagaCCTGTTCCagaattgaatttattagatgataCCAAAGATAAGATAGAGGATACAAAATGA
- the MET4 gene encoding Met4p (similar to Saccharomyces cerevisiae MET4 (YNL103W); ancestral locus Anc_2.174): MSNSKTYADEFMTLFGSDISDKKSTKSSPKETNITSTTISSLANDTIENSRHEPHTTSRSNNMNNDTPNLNINHQVGSSSNLAMTTHNNNINNETYSETPNILLEQLAYVDNFLPSIQSEFDDFLNDEIRNNPRNPTNQIYNNSNASNIDANVWGLDERLAIELGAFADDSFIFPDEDKPDDPNWNDFNNNNNNNNNNTNNTNNTSNNDGTSNNNINNASDDNKHPNTSHFLTQRKNTFLTSQYNHSKSRFSSKNRRNNKNKNNNNNNNNNNNNNNNNNNNSNSNNNNNSNSNSNNNSTSHSLPNVINRIDELHEDDNENMDMNHNHQQLSSVQTNPVTAMNSHAHSHADSPINNSDFTNFDVYPSVDPLQSHSSDNIIIPNNKPNNTTSIRPNSTLIMPMPGNNSQAHVQRQPSNSVTDNENENEDSEIQLPDYSKIPTNSLVAMLPKVKIPTGAFQTLKSVGFTIDQINAISVIMAYHEREKLKKKKQQQKEQMSSADIDSDNQLDNNENTNNLQNAKILLQLLANGKPDKKQIPTNIQATAAINSNPLSNFTDSEAVFNLVQNIQDIRNIDKNKKNKANVHTTANINSTANLATCPSPASTQSTTPTIKRSSSASILFSNSEPIPKQEDSDSSPLDTSVTHTNNTNTTITHSNKRKASKSISSSVASKPYQRRKRREQELESSVQELSQLAVTLQQKVHTLETENKLLRKLVMESGKLEGTEKAENIKRDLLAKVIDDKR, translated from the coding sequence ATGTCTAATAGTAAAACTTATGCTGATGAGTTTATGACTCTTTTCGGCAGTGATATATCTGACAAAAAAAGTACTAAAAGCTCTCCaaaagaaacaaatattACATCTACTACGATATCGTCACTGGCTAACGATACTATAGAAAACTCACGTCATGAGCCTCATACAACTTCACGTAGcaataatatgaataatgatactccaaatttaaatattaatcatCAAGTAGGGAGCAGCAGTAACTTAGCTATGACTACAcacaacaataatatcaataatgaaACATATTCAGAAACTCCCAATATCCTATTAGAACAATTGGCGTATGtggataattttttaccttCTATTCAATCAgaatttgatgattttttaaatgatgaaattagaaataatcCACGAAATCCTACAAATCAAATTTacaataattctaatgcaTCAAATATAGATGCAAATGTTTGGGGGCTTGATGAAAGATTAGCTATTGAGTTGGGTGCCTTTGCTGATGACTCGTTTATTTTCCCAGATGAAGATAAACCTGATGATCCAAATTGgaatgattttaataataataacaataataataacaataatactaataacactaataatacttcCAATAATGATGGTACTagcaacaataatattaacaatGCTTCAGATGATAATAAGCATCCCAATACTTCACATTTTTTGActcaaagaaaaaatacatttttaACCTCTCAATACAATCATTCTAAATCGAGATTCTCTTCCAAGAATAGAAggaataataagaataagaataacaataacaataacaataacaataacaataacaataacaataacaataacaatagcaatagcaataacaataacaatagcAATAGCAATAGCAATAACAATAGCACCTCACATAGTCTTCCAAATGTTATAAATAGGATAGATGAATTGCatgaagatgataatgaaaacaTGGATATGAATCATAATCATCAGCAACTATCGTCGGTTCAGACAAATCCTGTCACCGCTATGAATTCCCACGCACATTCACATGCAGATTCACCTATAAATAATAGtgattttacaaattttgaTGTTTATCCATCGGTAGACCCTTTACAATCCCATTCAAgtgataatataataataccaaataataaaccaaataatactactTCAATACGTCCAAACTCAACTTTAATTATGCCAATGCCAGGTAATAATAGTCAAGCACATGTTCAACGGCAACCTTCTAATAGCGTAAcagataatgaaaatgaaaacgAAGATTCTGAAATCCAATTGCCagattattcaaaaataccTACAAATTCATTAGTAGCTATGCTACCGAAAGTTAAAATCCCTACAGGTGCATTTCAAACTTTAAAATCAGTGGGTTTTACAATCGATCAAATTAATGCTATTTCTGTGATTATGGCATATCatgaaagagaaaaattaaaaaagaaaaagcaacaacaaaaagaaCAGATGTCTTCTGCTGATATAGATTCAGATAATCAAttggataataatgaaaatacaaataactTACAAAACGCCAAAATCTTGTTACAATTGTTAGCTAATGGGAAACCAGACAAAAAGCAAATTCCAACTAATATACAAGCAACAGCAGCTATTAATTCAAACCCTTTATCTAATTTCACTGACTCTGAAGCTGTATTTAATCTggttcaaaatattcaagatataagaaatatagataaaaacaaaaaaaataaagctaATGTTCACACTACTGCTAATATTAACTCTACTGCTAATTTAGCCACATGTCCATCCCCAGCATCTACTCAATCAACGACTCCAACAATAAAAAGATCATCATCAGCCTCTAtactattttcaaattctgaGCCAATACCGAAACAAGAAGATTCCGATTCAAGTCCTCTTGACACTTCTGTAACTCatactaataataccaaCACCACTATCACTCACAGCAATAAAAGAAAGGCTAgtaaatcaatttcttcttcagtgGCTTCAAAACCTTATCAAAGAAGGAAACGAAGAGAACAAGAACTAGAATCATCAGTACAAGAATTATCGCAATTAGCTGTAACTTTACAACAAAAAGTTCATACTTTAGAAACTGAAAATAAActattaagaaaattagTTATGGAAAGTGGTAAACTTGAAGGTACTGAAAAAgctgaaaatattaaaagagaTTTATTAGCTAAGGTAATTGATGATAAGCGATGA